GACCGGATCACATATTAACTGCCCATGATAAAAATTGGGGTTTAAGCGGGCGAGAATCATCGAAAATCACGCAACAAATCATCGCGAAAAAATCGCCACGAATAAACAAAAGGTCGGACTCGATTCAAGATTTCCAAGGTTTACTGCAGGCTTATTAAGAGGTTATCCagagaatttataatttcgatACTCAATTCGTCGATTGTACTTACCTCTGGAACGAAAAATCACAGCAAAAGAGCGTGGTTTTTGCGGGAAAACGCGGAAAACAATCCTGTGAAAAACACAGTCCCGTTGCAGGGTGTCTATACGATGTCCCACTGTTTTGAGGCTACCGCCACCTGACGGTAGAACACGCGACCTCTCCCAGGTCCATAGTCCATTCGCGCTAATTCATCCAGttattttcaatgaattcCACCCTTCTAGCTTCACGCAACCCCGTTTCTGCTGCACGTTCGCTTAACAAAAAACTTATACTTACTAACAAACCGAAAAACTACTCGAAAGAAGTATGATATATACTGACAATACTCCAGCGAAATTTGGAACAACGCGGCACTTCGAAatctatatactatttctgaTAACTTAACCCCGCGTTATTTGGCGAATTTTACAGAATCACGATCGCTCAATGACACGTTCGTCTATTAGGATCGAAACCGTCCGAGATGATCTTTCTACTGAGAACGAAAAACGGTAGAAATACGAGCGCGTCGCTGGGAAATATCCGATCTGGCACGAGAACGAAAAGGAAGACGCGCCCGTGCGCACCAATGGCGGCCACCGACCCTTATTTACTCAAATCAAAATGGCTGCCCTTCGGCTTTTCACACGCTCGAAACTTTCCACGATTATCCTCTCCTATTCTAGTGAATTTCATTCATCAAACAAAGTTTCACCAGTTATTACTCAGGTATTTTACGTTAATGTAGTTTATTGAGAATAATATTAGgaataatattatgataaGCTCCCGCAAAAGCTCTCATACGTTTCCATAATGATTACTTTAGAGATAAAGTAACGAAGGGCCATGCTAGACCCAAGTCACGCGAGGTATTTATGTCTGCggtttttatttacttttatcttttaGGAATTTTGTTttgctcttttttttctaatgtCAGGAACGCTCGTACATAGATCAACAAGGTATTTTTGCGTTTGCGAAATTTTGTTGTAAATCTctattgtttgaaaaatagGAATGTAAAGATTAATAGATATTCTGAAATGGATGTTGAATAGCAAAATCTGTTGAAGATGAAAATATTgtgcaaaataaaatgtacgCCATATTATTCTGAAGAAAAATGTatgagataaataaaaatatatttaataaaatttagaaacataGACTTCTTTGGAATGAAGGGTGATATATATTTgtgataaaatttctatttatctgGTTTTACACAATGacctacaaatatttatataaccgTAATAACGATATTAAACAATAATGAATCATTGGAAAAATCAGTTTACTTCTCATAATAATCGTTACGTATGattcaattttaatgaaaaacttTATCTGAAATATATCATGTTATATGCAGAAAAGATGGAGCTCCTTCAATAGTTCACCTAAATATATAGACCTTTCCAACTATACTGATTATGAAGTATCAAAGGATCCAAAAGAATGGGAATATGTAGAACGTTTACTCAAACCAAAAATCATACCTACTCCTCACCTAGAAAAGAAGGAATATCCATCTGGATGGAAACCACCTGTTGGTAAGTTGTTTTCAATAATGTATTAATACATCtgttacaataaaatttataataaaattttctattttatttaattatttaatagctAAACCACATGAATATCCATACTATATACAACgtacaaaaaattatatgcAACCTGTTTATCTTGAAATTAGTCAACGAGGAATACGAAGATTGACTATTGTTCGTAAAATTCATGGAGATATTTGGGCATTAGAATCTGAATTAAAGCAATATTTACAGGAAAAGACATGCAGACCAATTGGTATTCGTACAAATGAACTGTTGGGACAAATTGTATTCAGAGGAGATTATGTAAATCTTGTTAAAGCATGGATGGATGAAAAAgggttttaaatattataacttgTTGTAAACAAGtgattttttgtaaatataatataaagaacaTTTTGTTATTGTAGTTATTTGTTAAaacttgaaaataaatatttgaaacgatTTTTGTGCTCTTTTAgaatatttggaatatttgatatttaaatatcaatacaaaatgtgtgaaatatagaaatttattgtaatagtCGAAAAATCAACAACttcattttttgtaaaaatatgcattatatttgaaactatAGTTCACACAAACTAGTATATGGAAGATGATTTATAGTACGTATAGCAGCATACT
This DNA window, taken from Bombus fervidus isolate BK054 chromosome 14, iyBomFerv1, whole genome shotgun sequence, encodes the following:
- the Mrpl49 gene encoding mitochondrial ribosomal protein L49, which codes for MAALRLFTRSKLSTIILSYSSEFHSSNKVSPVITQKRWSSFNSSPKYIDLSNYTDYEVSKDPKEWEYVERLLKPKIIPTPHLEKKEYPSGWKPPVAKPHEYPYYIQRTKNYMQPVYLEISQRGIRRLTIVRKIHGDIWALESELKQYLQEKTCRPIGIRTNELLGQIVFRGDYVNLVKAWMDEKGF